Part of the Panicum virgatum strain AP13 chromosome 4N, P.virgatum_v5, whole genome shotgun sequence genome is shown below.
GGAGAACAAAGACAGCTGGGGATGGTTCTTGCGGCTTGTTCGGATACATGTCATTGGTCCTGGAAGGGaggttggcgtaatatctgatagacaccaaggaatCCTAAGTGCGGTTCAGGAACAGATCCCGGGATATGCCCCATTGCACCACCGTTACTGCACTCGTCATCTCGCCCAGAATTTGTTTGACAAAGATCACATTAAGGATAACTTTAAGTTATTTGAGCTGGTGGCTCGTCAGCTGGAGGGGCAATTCTTTCAGGAGCAGTTGGAGAAGCTAAAAACAGCAACAAACAACCAAGGTAGGCAGTGGCTTAGAGGATTGCTGAGGGAGCGTGAGAAATGGTCAAGGGTTTATGATCATGGTGGCTGGAGGTGGGAGTTTCAGACTAGCAACATGGCGGAGTTGTTCAACAGTGTACTTAAAGGCATACGTGGCATGCCTGTAAATGCTATCGTAGCATTTAGTTTCTCAAGGTTGGTCGCATGGTTTAATAAGAGACATGAGCTGGCACTACAACTGCAGAGTTCGAACCAATTATGGCTCGATAAACCTTTAGGTCATCTTGCAAAGGCAAAGGATAAGGCTCACACACATGAAGTGGAGTGTTTTGACCACGCCACAGGAAAGTATCAGGTCACAGAACGGGGTGGAACAACATCGGATGGAGAGTCCCTGCCTTCAAGGAGTTATGTTGTTATATTGATTCATTTCTCATGTACTTGTGGGAGAACTAGACAGTTCCACTTTCCGTGTTTTCACTTTGTTGCGGCCGCTCGGCACCGAAACTACAACTTTGAGAGCAAGATAACATGGGAGCTAAGTGTTGACAGCATGGTCCATACATGGACACCCCCCCGTTTTGAGCCGTACCTAGACGAAGGTTAGTGGCCACCATACACGGGTCCGGTATACATTGCCGATCCTAGTACGCGTTGGAACAAGCGTGGTTCTAGAAAGAGATCGAGATACGACATGAGTATGGACCAAATTTCTGGGAGAACTAGGCGGGGTAGAGCACGACCTTTTGTGTGAAGACCCTGAGCCAATCAATTGTCGTAGATGCGGCAGAATAGGCCACAATACACGTACATGCAGTTGGCCGCTTAGCCATGTAATAGACATATTTGAATTATTTGAAGAGTCCATTACTGCAATTATGTGCCTTGCTTTCTGGCATAACTTGAGTACTTGCTTTGTTACTTAATCGTAATACTTGCTTTCTTACATAATAGTAGTCCTTGCTTTCTtacataattatttttttgcttAGAAATCAAAGTATTTGGTTTCTTAACTAATGTTTAGTCTGAATTTATTTTAATGGATTACTTAATGTTGTAGGATGGAGTTTCTGCACCTTCTAGACCCGTACTACGATCACAACCACCGAGGACGACGCACCGTGGACGGGGAGGTAAGGACAGTCATAACCTTTTCAATTCCTTTTATCTTATACTTATGCTTCTTTAACGTGTTATCACTTTGTGCAGGAGCTGCCCCCCCTTCGTGTTTGAACCCATGACGGGTTGCAGGAGATGCGGTACGACGAGCGGTACACTCCTCTACTGAGGAGGGCAAGCCTTGACGTCGTATCGTATTAGGTTCGCCGCGGGTTACCTCACTTCAACCCTGCGGCGATTACAACTTTGGTTGACAGGTACATTCTCTTTGCAACACAGAATGCCATTTATTACGTTATTTGAGAATGCTTCGGAGAGGTACCCTTATAATTTGCCATTTGCTGTGTAGGTGGAGGCCTGAAACACATACTTTTCACCTACCCTGTGGTGAAGTGACAGTGACGCTACAGGACGTCTAGAAGATCCTTGGCCTCAAAATTAGAGGCCGTGCAGTTATAGGCCAGTGCAGGTCTGACGGTTTGAGGGATCGGGTGGAGGGATTCCTCGGGGTTGAGCTTCCTGAAGCAGGATCTAGAACTCGGACCTCAGTTGTGCCTATCAGTTGGCTTCGGCAACATTTCGGCCACTGTCCGGCGGATGCCGATGCGCAGACAGTTTTACGGTACTGTCGAGCGTGGATACTACACTTGTTTGGGTGTGTTCTTTTCCTAGATGCTACCGGTAAGATGTACTATTTCATTTCAATTGTTAATACTCTGCAATTACAATTATAGATCGTATCAAAACTGACACATTGGCCAATCTGCAGGGGACAATGCGTCATGGATGTACCTTCCTTGCTTGACTGACTGGGACACGGCGAGGTTTTACAGCTGGGGATCTGCTGTGCTGGCTTTCTTGTATCGCCAGCTCTACGAAGCATGCCAACACACCTCGCAGAACGGGTCTATTGGAGCTTGTGTCTACCTTCTCCAGATTTGGAAGTGGTCCCGTATACCTGTTGGACGCCCCATGGTTCTTGATCGACGGCAGTGGTTCAATGTGGCGGATCCCCGACTTCGACCTACCTTTGCATATCTTTGGGACTAGGTCACAGTGAACTATGCGAGAGTGGCTCGGGTTTACGTGGAGTACGGCAACGAGCTTGACACGCTGACACACTCGATGGTTAGTAACTTGTCTGTCATACAAATGCAAGAATTACATGTATAAGGACATATTTTGATTCAGTTTTGAACCTTCACAGGTCACTTGGGATTCGTACGATGGCCTAGAGGAAGCTGATATCCAATTCAACAGCATGTGCTTCGCCGATGACGATTTGTATACGATGACGTGCCCTCTCATATGCTTTTATGCTGTTGAGTACCACTTGGCGCATAGAGTTGCACGGCAATTTGGTTTCAGACAGGAGTGGCTAGTGCGTTTGTTGTCCACTTCCATCGAGTTGCACAAGTAAGTTTCCATTCCATGAACGGTATCCTATTTTAAGTTATGATATCTTTGCATGTCGTCCAGAACATATGAAGTAAATAGATGTTTTAGTCTTTTGAAGTGTCAGTTTATACAATGTTCTAGTTACCCCTAACTTGTTTATCAAAATTTTGTCCACTATTCATGATGCAGGGTGGATCGACAGAGACAAAAAAAGACCACTGATTTTGCGAGGCTCCACCAAGCTACATCGAAGAATTGGATCTTGCCGCGGACAACATCATTCTAGAGGAGGATCCACATAGCAATGAGAACTTCCGGACGTATCTCGGGTGGTACTTGAGTGCGACGTGGCCGAAGCTCAAAGGACAGTGGACACAGGCGGACTACGGGGACATTCAGTCTTCCGAAGACGAAGACACGTCCTATGACCTGGCGACCAGAGGTGGCACTGTAGTTGAGGCTGCTCCTATCCTCGACCGAGTGGTAGGTTAACAAAAACAAATTTGATCATTTCGATTAGCCAATGACTATCATTCAGTTTCAAGATTTGATCAGAATTTGtattttcttctctttgtttccAGGGCAACGCGCTGAAGCAGTCCATTGTTGACATTGAATAGTTTCCAACGGCAGGAGTAGATGAGCCAACTTTGAAGAATTTTCTTGCCGTAAGTTTTATATCACCTCTTTCACTCGTTAGTTTCCATTAACTTGAACAAATTATAACATTCAACTACATCGACTAGCACGTAGACTATGGTGTGCTGCTGCTCGTTGTGGGTGCAGGACTGTGGGTGCGATGGACGTACAACAGCCATCATTGCACGCAGGACCCTCTGGAGGGCAAGGCTCATCGGAGAGCATAAGGGATTCAGTCCAGGACACTGTGGCAGGTAGCGGCGATGACATGGCCGAGGAGATTGGACAGTCTCAGCTTCAGTGAGCTCCTTCCACGCAGGAGTCCCAGCCTCCAGCACAGAGAGCACGTCGCCCTCGCGATTGTTACACTCCAAGCACCGACGCCCTCGGACGCAAGGGCAAGGGTAAGACTAGGAGACAGTGAGGGTGTTTGACTATCCATGGTACGACTCAGAATGTTATGTAATATGGAGCTTTTGTATTATTTCAGTTCATGGACTAGGATGTTATTTGTTGTGTTTGAACACTATGGACTGTACTATGGACTGTTATGTTTGAACACTACGGACTGTACTGTCTATTTTTATTTTGGCTGTACTGTACTTATCATTTGGTTCCATGGATATTATCGATGTCAATTTGTTATGtgtgtgggttccataatgctcgtgaaacaAGGGAAGCTCTTGCAAATTTTTTTCGTGATTTAATCAATGACAAATTGAATGAGTACGGGTAAAAGTGATTCTAGGTACAAGTACGGGATCACGGGTTGGCATCCGAGGCGGCAGACGATGTGTGTGTGGGCGGGCGCGTGCGTGTGTTGGGGTCGGGGAACCGGTGGTAGCGGTTTACAAAAAGAGGATGCAATGCAACTAGGCGAGGCGTGGCGACTGGTGGCTGAGGTGAGGTGATGCCACGGCCTCAGCTCATGGGTCATGGCCGCTCGGCGCTTGGCACTTGGGTTTCAGGCTTGCATGTTTTAGTCTTCAGGTCATCAGGTGCTCATTGGATCTGAAGTCAAAGGATTTGCCTAATCTAGTTTTATCATCCTATTTGGTAGGAGTAGGCTAAGAGCAACCGCACATAGACATGTTTTTATTTTAGCATATAAAGATTACAATCATGAGTTCCATGTGATTTTTATATGTTTGTATATTTTTCATCTCAACGGAATAGCAATGGTCTTACAAAAAGAAATCAAATGGTCAAAATATATTCGGAATAGGTGTGGGTTATTTGTGAAACAGTCATACGTGACATCGGTGTCCTTCGGCCTTTGCAGatagatgtgacaacacggcaatcGCACCatctcaccttcaaagcaggcTTTGCCACTGCATTgttgccgctcggtcgatcgcgcctaggtgccgccttccccactacacgccaccgACCTTCACTGTATACCGTCAGgcccatcgtcctcgccatagATGACCGGACACTGAAAAGGCTACTCAATACTCGCTGCAACTCGGTGCATGCATGCAAAGCACTGACACTGTAGCTCGCACGCCAAGCTTCGGCGCGAACAgcctagccttttcagtgtgttGTCATCTAGGCTTTTAAGgcgcatttacactccacactccgggtatcagatcTTTGTGCACCTATAAATACTCACAAGTTGGTGAACTCCCAGCATCACTCAAACACtgaagctcattgtatacccaatgtctggaggtgggtctagcgggaagaattactacggttttggaaaaggaaaaaggggaagaaagggagatccCATTATATGGGatgggcctcttggacctgattcctttccggaaccagtatTTGAGTTTCCACCACAACACAAGAGTGAATTCACCAATGAAACTCCCCTTAGACAATACGATGACCGTAAAGAACCGTGGCcgaaatgcagacatggtgaggactgcttagtgtggcagccccgcccaaattaatccggcttaagtgcgctaaccatcaacAAAACGACagtcagggttaacacgcacttaaaacggagtaatccggcagtgctgtcgggtaaaatcccgattaaaccacttgaacaggatcgacaaTGCAGTCtagagaatgcaacattccacaaattttacaacacagagtatgaaattgaattgatattacaaaccaagtttgaatttataaaagtataATAGAGTTCAAGAGTGAcggaaaacgaacgatagtctagcgacaatagaagacgtcatgatgaagcccgtacatgacatcaatcacatcctcagatgtaccacctgaaaaacaaagccacaagcaaggctgagtatactaatactcagcaaggcttacccgactaagggtatacttagccctttatctagacatgcaaggcttttggctggaggggtttggtttgccgaaaagcagtaaatagtagatccttaatttcaggttttagcttccaaattctagttcaattaaccattctaggtgagcatctatctaatagcatacatggtggtaAACATTTAtatttcatcatccaaccaaccatattcatcatcatcatctttcacttcttactctatgtagcagaagggttaagcagtcccaaaccgtgagaagcggatgattcgaatcgaatttgttaacctggccaggcagacctaacacacacgcatggggatcgacgtctcgcttcgcccatgcgacttttcccctttctttccgggttgtggatcagggtcacccacctcgactacaagaatccatGCCACGGTAcgacgccgggtcgtgagccttcttgcacccgcatgtggccgcatgagaacaacgttcaaagagggtgagggaaaagtccactcgccgggctgatcaggtacttaagcttaccgattaccatatttctcgacatgtggttagtacgttcaaaagcttaaccaccactaccacacactgcggtcttatccattttcactaaacagatggggcatcacaagtaccatagccccgcccgtgagccttatagttgcagcatgtagtagacattcaactcctataattctcgcgagtgacaggaaatcactcgacttctaccgaaccattagcctagccatctAACGACCTACAcctactagtgttcaagcataggtacctaggagtTATGCAGCTAacgttccaagcaactcctgtaaacttaaatgcgcaagtagatagaaacaataataggttgcataaatttaaaatagataggacatactccggggcttgcctgggattaacactaggtcagtgttagttagagaataCTTGCTCGACgaacatcttccttcggtcgtgcacctcgggatccatccgtccatcttctggatgtgtccaccattcaccgtcttctggctcgactCCAACATCGCGTCCTTCACGtgattcatctatcgtacctaaatgaaatgcagcaatgcatatgtatgaatgcacagtttcGAGTTGTTCAGCGATTTaggtgttattatttttccttcacgataaagttgtagtccaacataaaGTGAGTTGGTATGGGAAACTTGTCAATTAATATTTTCTGGACAGTCATTTGTAGAGTAGtaattttatctatactaactcataaaagagctgggtgtgttgcttttcttttatattagaacagaaaaatgcagaaaaagtgTTTTTCATCATATTAACACATGGAAAACAAGAGAAAACTATAACTAAAGCTAAAAGCATAGAATGGTGCTGATATTGTTATGAGAGATGCTTTACTGGGTCACTAGTgtgcagtaaaaatttcaggtcATTTGATGTAACAAATAAATCATAAAAACTCATGAATCTATTACTACTAGCGTACAAAAACAAAACTCTAGGGTAAAAATGCAAgttctggtaatgaaattttactAGTAGGTTAGATTCCTTAAGATGAGCTTGTGGTAAATTTTTCAGGATTAAAAGAGCTACACAGCAAGCATGAGAATTAAGATTCTTTTTCTAGGCATATATCTAACTAAAAATCTACATAGTAAACTACTAAGTTTCAGTGGCTAAAATTTTACAGGCATGTTCATGTactgaaaaccaagctctagtaaaaaatatgagatttttctaatgaaggaaactagaGCTTTcgatttacaaagtttattcatgaataaatcaaaaggactagttattactaaaaattcccaaaaattttctataGAATCTAGAAACAATTGTAAGGctgttgtaaaaatttcagatcaaCAAAACTAGTATAGAACCATGTGGATTTAATTTTATTTAACACaggcataaaccaagatctaatgaaacatATAGCTAGAATTATCAAaatgtcctcaaatttttacagtaatctATTCATCTAGGGTGTAGCACACTGTCCAAaaacctgcaatgggtggatactgcggagaaggctcaacgcagtttgctgtgtgggggtacggctactagaacTACCCTactgctagtgacatgctgtatcgttgtgtttgttgtgttttcttaaattacctaaggcatgttaggttagttcagaatctgtttactGTAGTTTGCAActggttctgccatgccactgcatgtgtgatatGTGTTTCATTAccattgtattatgatgtaaacttgatggttcacattatgtaatgcatttcttaatttttatttcttaccgttatattaattaaatgtgtgctttttagtattctagtgacatgaaaagctccgaaaatattaagaacAAGTTCAAAGGTTTCATAGATTCTCGGCTagaactgcaaattaatggtaaaagttacaacacacagagtcaagctctcaactgaaaacataaacaactaattgcagtgatATGTGCACGTGACaaggtaatttcttgttgcatctaaacttACCATGCCTTAtagaatgtaaaatgccgggattacatggtactactctactgagtgcaccgtggatatttgcccttcctaattgcttcgggcccggtttccttcgcacggcgtgccctctctcgctttctctccctgtcagcttcacgttccgccgccgccttacgatccacctcctccatcctcttgcggatctcttcttgctctttcttgcgcttctcctcttgctgttcctcgtgcttcattcggcgccaacattctgcagcccaccttgcttgttgttccacaaagtcctttgtctgctgcgactgcacggtgtcgaaccactacataaaatcacaaaaaggcggaggagactttgtccaataAAAGTTAGAATcgtaactcaatgttaggtcacaaagaaaaatagcgtctgttgtcctgctaccttggcccggtatttgccgtatcgcttaggtggatcatattcgtagttctcacacataaagaatctcatgccgtagtcatctcctaaaacctcagattgcatgaacttgcataacgaaccgcagaagtacattggcacatcaattccttcgggtacggtggcttcacacttgctccacggaatgtaggttgatcctgacgaagacattggcgctatagtgtggtgcgccaaatgacgaacaatgatttcaataatgcatctatcgtataccaaatcgatgcgtgaaaatataggagGGGATAGAGGATACCTTGCTCTTGCAAATACGCGGTTCCAATCGGAGTTTCCAAGGCCCAATTTCTCGATTCGGATGGTTTGACGAGTGGGAGTTGAGAAACTAACCGAGAAGATGGTGAAAAAATGGATGGAACCTCGGCGAAGAAAGGGAGGGGTGTATAAATATTTACGCTCGGCGCCAAGATCTATGGTGCCGAGCTCGGCGCCACGGACCTTGGCGCCGAGCTCTAGGGCCACGTCATAAGCCACGTCGACGCGGACGACACACTGGTAGATAGTTCGGCGCCACAGGCCATGGCGCCGAGACGTTAAAGCTCGGCGCCACAGCCCATGGCGCCAACCCTAGGGTCCATTGTTTCGCCAGAGGTCTATTTGTGAATTTCTTTCGCAGGAAGGGCCAAAAAGCAAAAAAGGCGGCACATAAATCATAGTAATACTAGAATATATAGCAATATAATTAACCTACTCCAGGTTATCCATTTTTTTGAATGTACTCCTGCAGGTTATACTACTGATGAGAGACACTGAGAAATAAAGTACTTGCAGGGTTCCCGTAGTAGTACAGGAGCAGTACAAGTGCACGACTTCATACATTTTCGATTTTATTCATGCATGTCACCCACTGGCCGGGGCCGCAGACATACGCGTGCAGCGCCTGCCTTTTCTCTGGCCCGGTGTCCCCACCACTCGGCCACTCCCCCACCCCACGTCCGCCCTCCACCTGTCTTCTCGAAAGCCAAAACCAGCTACCGCCTACCGGCTTCACCGTCCGCCGTCCAAACCTGCGGCGGCTAGCCTCCTGCCAATCTGCAGCCGCCCTCCCCACTCCTCCCCCCCTGCTGCCTCTCCATGCGTCAGCTGGCTGCCACCGCCGCGAGCCCGCGAAACCGGAAACTACCAGACCAGCCACAGGACCATCACCGCCAGCACCTGACCGGACCTGTGGGAGGCCCGGCGGCACGGCAGGCAACTCGGCGAAGCAAAAGCTCGAGGAGCGCGCGCGGCTTGTTGTCTTCCCCACCGGCCTCCCCGCCCCTATATATACCTCCCGCGCGCGTCCCGCCTCTCTCCGTCACCCGCTCCATTCCCAGATCTAGAAAGAGGCTTCTGCTGAAGACAAAGAAGCAAGCTAGGTAGATGATGAGACCGgagagaggaggtggaggagcggcggcggagctaatggcaggcggcggcgcgcggccgatgAGCCTGTGGCGGACGCCGACGCCGTACCTCTTCCTGGGCTTGGCCTTCATGATGGGCCTCATCGCGGTGGCGCTCCTCGTGCTCATCTGCACACGACGCAAGCCCTCATCGCGCCGCTGGGACGaggaggagcgggcggcgccgTCCTCGGTGCGCGTCCTCGTGCCGCTCGACCGGGAGGCGCCCAAGGTCGTCGTCGTCATGGCTGGCGACGCCCTGCCGTCCTTCCTCGCCAGCGCCAAGCCGCTCGTCGTCCCCTcccccggcccgccgccgccacacgcGGCGCCTGATGAGGGCGGTGCCGCTGCGGCCGACCTCTATGCACCTGCCTGTGCTTGTGCACCTGCCTGACCTGCTGGTTGGCTGGCCAGGACGGCCCCTGGGTGAGCTGAGACGCACGCACAGCACAGAGGTATTCAGGGTTCAGGCCTTTCAGGGCAGTCGTCCTCTATGCCAAGTGTCAAGTATAGCCATTAATATCCTCTTACGTTACATTGCTCGTGGCTGTAAAATCGACGTCATATAATAAAAGTACTGATAAATTGCTAATAAAACAGTACTAAATCTGTACGATATATTAATTGCTATGCTACCAATTCTTGGGGTCATTGGTTACAAACAATTTATTTTTTCCGCAATTGCCTTAGAGCGAGGGTAGACTATATATAGGGTGGGCTGAAGAAACTGAAGAACAGATCTAAGTATGGCTGAACAACTGGTATACGAAACTAGAGACATATATCTTGCAGTGATAAAGCTTACATATCGGCGCAAAGTTTTTTATAGGATATTTCTATTTTCTTAGATTGCACAGTACGAATCAGACCTCACAACGCATGTACAATTTAGGAATGCGCATACACGTGCGCAAACTCTACCCCTACGAGCATATTCGAAGATTGAGCaggcaaatcctcaaaattAACAAAGTCACCACAGGCGTCTCGCTGTCGACAGAAATATCGCCTATCACCGAAAGTATAACACTGTTAAATTCTAAAATATTCATTCCTACAGAGAATCAAATCCGAGATCTGAGATTCTATCGAGATCCTTGCGACCATTAGCCTACAAGTGCTTTCGCTAAGGTACTCCTCCTCGGCATGTTTCAGCGAATTTCCCGAGTGACGAGACGATCCATCATTCCTCTTACTTGCCCCTTTTCGTTGTTCCCATAGTTTTCTCTCCCGGACTGAACAAAATTCCTTCTTTCTTTCTCACAAAAAAGAATGCAAAAGGATGGAGAGAGTGAGAATCGGGAGGTCCAGTAGCAGTGGCAATATGATAATGCAGGTCTAgccacgtgggccccacgtgccCACTACTCCTCCTTTCCAAAAGCCGAACTTGCCGCGGCCGGCAAGCCTGGAAGCGGCGCCTCGACCCCGCGGAGAGCTAGTCGTCGTCACGCTCGTCGCcggaggccctgtttggtttgtccTAGTActagtagcacaaaaattttgatcaataattaggaatattaaataaagtcaatttataaaactaactccacaaccttgttctacttcgcgagacgaacctaatgaggtctttgaccgcacgattcgaggatggttactgtagcatcactgtaaccaatcatcgattaattactatcattagattcgtcgtgaaaagttacacccatccatgaaaaggttttgcaaataaacttcatttagtactccatacattgaagattcttttttcggaaaTCGTGTGCTAAGTAGTACTAGGGAGAAACAAACAGGGCCGGAGTAGGAGCGGGAGCCACGTCACCAAGCAATTAATAAGAGCAACACTGGCAGGGGCTCTACTGCCGTCGAGAATATCCTGGAGCATATGACTAGTTCCCCGATGGCTCCGATCCGTTGTCCGGGTCGTCGCAAACTTTTCGGCCGTCGGATTGGTTCGTGCGTCTCCCCAGGTCCGCGCGGCAAGGATTTCTCCTGGTTTGGTACTGGGCGTTACTTTTATTTACAATAGGGCTCCTTTGTTCAGCATTTTTTTTACAtcaattatttgcttctcttaTCTTATAAGTACTCCGTTTGATTGTAGTAGCTGATCGAGGTGCATGTGCTTCTCGCCAAGCAAGCCGACACGGAACACCTTTTTACCGAAGGCCGTCGCGCGCCGCACGGTGTCACGATGGTTCGTCCGGAAGCCACTCGGGTCGGATcctcggcccggcccggccgccggACCACATCATCGCAACGAGAGCAGCATGCACGTTACATGTCGGTTCATACATACGGCGGGCAAAGCCAGGTGCCGCATCGCTCTCACGCACGCAAGAGAGTTCCGACGCTGCCTCTCTGTGTTCTCTCCTGCCGCCGCCTTTCCCCAAGAGATTGATCCGGCCCGGCACACCATACATGCATGCGCGCACAGACACACATCGATCGCGTCACCAACCACGGCCACTAATCGCCGCGCCGCACCACCTCACCTGGCATGCATCACGGCCGGTAGCAGCTCGCTAGCTAGCTGCTCCGATCCGATCCTGATGGTGACAGGGGTGATCCGCGACACGCATTTATCACGTAAAAAACGCGCCGCCACTCGATCGAAACGGCTCAAAAGTAGTAGTAGAAACTTGCAATCTGTCTGCTAAAATTGacctcatcatcatcgtcatcgtcatcaaGTGTGATTGTTGCCGGTGGTGTTGTTACCAGTGCCCGTCGATTCACCGCATCGCAGCGACCGGCGGATCGCCCCGAAAGTGACGGTTCCTCTCGATTTGTCAAAAGATCGATCTCAAAGCCGCAGCCGCGCGCTGGTGGGCACAAAATAAATAAAGGGTCGCTCGCAATCGCTTGCTTTTTATTTGGCCGAGTGCGTGCAAATAATGAACAAAACAAAGG
Proteins encoded:
- the LOC120670216 gene encoding protein GLUTAMINE DUMPER 6-like, whose protein sequence is MMRPERGGGGAAAELMAGGGARPMSLWRTPTPYLFLGLAFMMGLIAVALLVLICTRRKPSSRRWDEEERAAPSSVRVLVPLDREAPKVVVVMAGDALPSFLASAKPLVVPSPGPPPPHAAPDEGGAAAADLYAPACACAPA